The genomic stretch ggCCCTTCCTTACATTCAAGGGCTGATACCCCCAGCTCCGGCTCCGtgcccagcagctgcctgccccttcccaccccctcgCCCCAGGTGCTGTGCTTGTGGATGGACCAGCTGAACCAGCCCTGGAGTATCTGACCTGACCCAGACggcctcttcctcttcctcctggagAAGGTGGAGAGCAGGCAGTGGGGTCAGGCCACCCAAGAGCAAGGCCTCACAGTGGTGGTGGTAGTTATGGGGGAGGCAAAGGCCAAGCCAAACGCGCAAGGATGGGGCAGACAGAGTGGGGACCATAAGGGGAGAAGGGTGATTTATGTCCTGGCAGGTCAAGGAGGAGAGGAGGTGCTCAcccagagggagaaggagaagctggGCAGAGATTGCCCTCTCTCCACCCAGGGACAGGGGAATGGGTtggggcagccctgcagagggtTGCCCTGGTGGAACTGCGTGTGGAGAGGTATAGAGACATCTCCCCACATTGTGTGGCAGGAGAAGTCGAGGGGAGGCAGACCAAAAACGCTCCTCACAGTACAAGGCCAAAGCGGCTAGAGGGACAGGGTGCAGGATGCTTGCGTGTAGGGCAGAGGCAACAGATGCTCCCTTCTGCCCTTTCTCTGGGGAAAGACCCAAAACCAACTGCCTCACCCAGGGTGGGCAGGGGGCAGCTGAAGTGAGGCAGGCTCCACCAGGCCTACAAGAGACTCCTATAGCCCAGTGGAGAGTGGCACTCAGTGTCGATCCCACACCAAGCCACCCTGAAGATGATCCCTCCTGCTCAGAtggtgggacagcagcaggctggCTCCAGCGAGAGGACGCAGCTCCATGAGGGTCTTGTGTGCAGCTTGTGCTGAAGGAGATGGAAGGGATGTTCTCCAGGCTTCCAGAGGCTGTGTGTCCTTCCAGATGCAGCTGAGCTTTCCAGTCATCAACAAACATGGCAAATGTGCTTTCAGGGCCCTGGGTCCAGCTCCTGTCCATGTAGCAGCTGGCCCCCCCTGTAGTGCTGAGCTCTGCGCTACAGAGAGGGGCCACAGCTCATCATGAACTCTGCCCAGCTTTTTCCTTCAGGCACTGCTGACTTATTCCCCACCTCCTCTCAGAGACCCTTCACCTCTGCATTCAACCCTTTCTCTTCCTGGTCCCTTTCTTCTTTTACCATCCCATTCTTTCCAGTGCAGCCATCTCTTTCCAACCTGTCCCTCTTCTCCACCCTCTCCATCTCTTTctacccctgtcccctccctgcctccccatTCCTTGATCACACCACACCTTCCTCATCCCTGCTGTGTGTGCCCCTCCTCTCTTCCTCAgctccttttccccttccctcctgcatctCCACCTCCTTCCCCCAGTCATGCCTGGCAGAGCCTCCTCCAGGAAAGCAGGCTGATTAGCATTGCAAACACAGAGGCCTCCTCAGCCCAACATAAATCTTCATTTGTCAGTCATGAATATTTCACACCTGCCTCAGGAGGGATTTATTCAGCATGGAAGAGTGGGGAGAGAGAAATGTGGCACCGAAGCATAAGCTAGGGCAGCACCAGCAAGGAGTGGGGAAGAGCTCTGCCCCACAGGAGCAGCATGCCTAGGGTCTCACCTTCACTATTCTGTGTGCAGGAACCCAGCCCAGGCTCCCCACTGAGCCTGTTCCTGGGGGAAGAGGAAAGGCCAGCACCCAACCTCATAGCTCACCCTCCGCACTTTCCAGTGAGGTGACTAAACCCCTGTTTTCCCTGACAAGAGTCACCAACACATAAATAAAGTGTGAAAGGGGCTGGTCTTGGTTCTGCCCCATGGATCCATTTTGCACTAGGAGAAGGCAGGGGTGAAGGACTCTTGCAAAGCCAAGCCAAGCCCAACAGGGTTTAGAAACTTCAGGCAGTCTCTTCGTGCTTTTTCCTGGCACAGAGGCCTTAAAGGTTTCATCATGCCCTGTCCTCTGCCAGGACAACCCACAGGAGAGGAGGGGTAGGACAGACCTAATGCAGAGCTCGCTGCAATCAATGAGGAAGGTAGTGGGAGGTCTTCTAAGTGATAGCTCCACATCAAGCTTTCACCGTATCAGAGGTTTCCCTGCAGCTGAAGCACTCCTTATTCCCCAAGAAAAGCCTTGCTTGTAACTTTGGGGAAAAAGCAACTGAGGCATAGGGATGGTAGTGAGCGTTTCTCTTATGAGATCTGTCTTGAGGGGCCTCACTCCTGTTTCTAAATAATTAAGAGATATGATGACTCCTAGAAAGAGCAGGCCTTTGGTATGTAACACATCCCCTTTCACGCACATGACCCTGAAAAGCAGCTGAGAGACCATATTTGGGGCAAGGGGAGGGGcactggaaagaaggaagaatgTTTTTTATGAGGCCGATTAGGCTGTGTTCTCTCTGGGGTGTGTTCCCTCCCAAACTGGTGGGAATCTCTCAGAAAATCACATCAGGAATGAATGAAAGGAGCAGGGAAAACAGGGACAAGGATGGGAAAGACTTTGAGGGAGAAGGTTAAATTCCAACAAACTGGCACATACACAACAGGTGTTTgctcagaaaaatacagtaaaattgtCATGCAAATAGAACATTAAATCTGCTTTCCTCCAACAGGGCTGGCATGATTTTGCGAGCCCTCGCCCCTGGGAAGGGAGCAGAacaaggaagaagggaggaggaaggaaggtgAGATACTTTGTTCCCCTTCCTTGCCCTCTTCCTCCCACAGAACAGTCCATCTTGTGCAAACTTCACCCACTGGTTTAGAGTGGGGGGCTACAGTTGGGAGAGAAATGGCTTGTGCCTCCTACCCAGCCTTATCCCCACCACAGGCAAAAGAAGGGCCTCATGATAGCTGTATCCCTGACCTTTCTTTTCTGCCTCATTGGGGTGATGGGGGAAGGGAGCATAAACCATTGCAGGTTAATGCTCCCCCCAGAAGTATAGACTGAATGGAACTGATTACAAGACCATACATCAGAGAAGCACAGGGAGGGAAGAGGTGGAGAGAGGaacagggctccctccccctgTGCCTGTGTCCCCCTTTTCCTGTCCAGTTCTGTGCCCCAGTCATTAGTCTTTCCTGCTTGGATTGTTGCCATGATGGAAGACCGCTGGGTCTGCTCCACATGGTAGCTGGAGAGATCTTTGCTGTGCCTAAGCATCTCTCACAGCATTTACCTGTCTTGATTTGCTGCATTGTCCCAACATGGAGGGATGACTGGCAGCAGTGATGTGACTCTCCTTCATCCTcctgcacatacatacacacacacacactctccttTCTCTGGGTTGGACTGGCTCTTACAGTGTAGAGAGTCCCATGAATACCTCTGGATTCAAGGCAAAATGATGATTTGACTATGGGGAATCAGGCTGACAGTGAAGGAGGCTGAGGCAATGGAATCAGGACCTGGCTTAGGATTGTTACCATCAGCATCCCTATAAGGAAGGAACCCTACAGATCTGCACAGGTTTAGACCTTGGAGATCCCCCCTCTGGTTTTCACACACCAGGCTCTGCCTACTGCTGCTCCTCACTTACAAAAGATGAAGTCATGTCACCTGTGGCATAGAAACCATCTCTCACAGCTGGCAGTGCTACTATCTGCCAGATAACGGGCATATTCTCTGCAGGTAGCATGTAAATCCCTCCGAGAGAAGCTCCTACACCCTTATCCTTCTCCCAGGGCCCCCAAAAACACTGGGGCTTCTGAAGAGCACCTCAGAAAGCAAAAAACTACTTAGGAAAGGCCAACACAATACAGGCCTTCAGCCTCTTCCAGATAGAGGTGAAGATTGTCAAGAATTGGGGTGTACAGCTCATGGAGAAGAGGCCCACTGTGTTGCAAAAACATGCACTCAGCAGGCAGCACCCCTGCCTGACAAGAAAACTTTGGGGTAGACAGTGCCAAGATTGTGCTTTGTTGGGCTGCTTAGAAATGAAACTAAATGAAATGGAGAGGGTGGTAGCCTCATTTCCAGCTCTGTGGCAGATCTATCCAAGGGACAGAGGTTGGGACCTAGCAAGTGAAACTGGGTTTTTGAAAAGGCATTAAAGGATCCCTAAGAAAAGTTTGTCACAGCTAACTGTGAGAAGGTGGAGGATTTAGGAGGTGCTATGTTGCTCTGACTCTCATGAGGGTGTCTAAGTATTCAAAGGAACAGTGCCATCCAAAGGCTGCACTCACGAAGGGAAGCTTCTTCTGCGGCCATCCCTCTTGGGCTATTCCCAGGCCTCATTCTCACATCTCTTTTGTTTCCTCTGCTTCTACCTTCACCCTAGGCTGTCTCCTATCCATGTCAGAGTGTCCATGGCCTATTCAAGAGGAAGCCACTTCATAGCTTTTCTGTCAACCCAGTGAGGTGAGCGACTGAAATCCTATTATTCACATCCACCTGCAAATGAGGTTGGGTGATACTCTTCTCATGCACACCCACCCACCACACATCCCATGGTGCAAGTCAgttgggaagagctgcagaagcTTCTTGAAGAACTTGTTCTGCTGAGCTCCTCTCCAAGTCCCTTCCTCATAGTAAGGGAGATATGAACAGAGAGTATCAAACCTACTGCACAAGGGCAGACTGAGCATAGGTGTGTATGGTGGGGAGGACATCTGACATGTGACACTCATGGAGAGATGGGAACCCTTTATACCTCTGAGAGACTAGAAATTCCCGCCTTTTACTCCATGGCTCCTTGAGGACCTGGCTTGCCATGCCAAAGAGCACATTCATACCCCACCGCCAACTGGCAGAAATCTGGCTCTGAGCAGGCCTGGAGAATGCCCATCACTTCAGAATTGCTGGTGTTCACCAGCAACATGtcaggagaaagaaaggaggaacagCAGCGAGGGCACAGAGCCTGCTGTATGGCAGGTCCTCCTATCTCCCTCGTTGCTTCAGACCTTCTCTCCTTCTTCTGAGGAGGATGGAGCTTCGTGAAGTATCTAGACAGAAAGTGCAAGTCTAGAGAGCCTTAACAGAAAGGTAGGAAAGGGCAAAGGAAAAGAAGTGAGAGAACTTCTTCCAACAAATCCCACCTATGTTAGAAGGgaatgggagagagaaaaaagcttCCACTGTCAAAGGAAATGAGGCAAAAATCAGTGATGTAAGATTTGAAAAAGCAGGTGTATCAAGTGGCAGAGATGCTTTCTAAATCAATGtcctcccctcccacccaaaAGGAAAACCAGCCCTCAACCGGAACAAAAGAGCCATAGTTCACAGCTGAGTTTCATGCCCAGTTGAGTGTCCacccctgccctttccctgccACCACTGCCACCCCATTCTGGGCCATTCCCACCCACCCACACTCCAGTGTTGTTACCAGAGTGTCAGAGCAGAATGCTCCTCCCAACCATCTGCAGGCAGAACAATGGTCCCCATACACAGTAGAgacaatttggggggggggggtgggggggatgtcTGTGTGTGTAAGAGTTTTCTGTTGTTGTAAACTTTAAGAAACAATTTTGTCAGTTTTGTATTTGTCAGGAGTATTTTGTTGGtggtttatttttcacagtcaagtggcatttttttctggttgttgGGGAGATGTCTTGTTTTGTATTGTTTCCTTGGAAAGAGTGAGGAAGAGTCACAgcttctgctgagcagagactCCTTTCCAGTAATCCAGGATGTCATGCAGATCCTCGTCCTTGGCAAACTGAACTTTCTTCCGCAGGGCATGCCCAGCCGCCATGTAAACCTCCTCCCTGTGGTGCTTCTTGTAAGGCCGGAATCGCTCCCAGATCTTGTGGGTGCTCTCTGATGAGTACTCAGGGCTGGAGGAGTAGCCTGAGAAGTAGTGTCTGGGGGAGAGCTGGGAGTATGTGGAGTCTCGCTTGGACCGGGATAGTGGCTTGAGAAATGACACCCGCTGGCTCAAGGTATCAGCACTTTCCTCATAGTACAGGGCTGGGAAGGAGTGACGGTGCTCACTGCAATGGTAAGAAGGCTTGACCTCCAAGTGGTGGATGGTGCCCGGGGACACCAAGGGAAGACGATCCAAAGGGCTGTTGAGTGGGCTGCCCTTCTCAATGTATTTGGAGTCAGATTTGCTGAGTGGAGGGTGGTCAGGCACATCCAAGCTGAAGACCTTGGCGCTCTTGATGGAGCCACTAGAGGAGACACTGCAGGTCTTTCTGGCCACAGCAGCATCAGCACTGAGCTGGCGTTGCAAAGGGTGGTGGGAGCTTTCCTTGTAGGGTGGTGAAAGAAAGCTGGGCCGCTCTAGCCCACCCGAGGAACTGGCTGGGATGGACTGGCACTCAAAGGCCATGTCTGAATCAACACCAGTCCCACCACCCAGGAAGGAGGCTGTGTCCAGCTTGAGAGCATCAATGCAGTTGTTGATGATCTGGTTGACCTTGTCTACTTCCTTGGCTATAGTAGAGATCTCAGCAGCTGAGCCTTGTCCATTGTCAAGCTCTCTCAGGTCCTCATCCCGCTGGGTTCGCTCCAGCCCATCCCCACCACCAGTCCGCACCTCAATGTAATTGCCTTTAGTGGTGACTTTAGGAGTCTCCATCCCAGCCTCTATTGACTTTGATGGAGGCAACTTCTCCCCAATCATGGAAGGGATGGAGGACATCCGTGAGACGGGGATGACTGGTGGCTCACCCAGCTTCTGTGAAGGATGGACCATGGTACTGGTATCAATATCTGATCCATAACGCATTTCCAGAATCGTCTTTTTGACATTGAGGGACTTCTGTTTCTCCTCCTGCATCCTCCGCTTCCGCAGGCAGTAGTACACCACACCCAGGACAATGACCATCCCAAAGAGGCAACCCAGGGTGGTCATGATATAGTGGGTGGTGGTGGAAGTACTAGAAATAGGGTCCTCCCTGCCTTTGCTCCGGGTTGCAAAGGTCAGACAAGTGTGGTTGTAGCGCCTGTTGTTGCGGATGGAGGCCACGCAGAAAGTATAATCAGTGTGGGCCTTCAACTTGTTCACTGTGACATACTCCTTCTTGCTCTTTAGTGTTGCTATGTCAGAAACATAGCTGTTATTGTATTGGACCAGGACATACATCTTACTGTAGGGCATGGGGATGGTTACCATCAGGATGGCTGAGGTGATGGTGACATCATGGAGCTTGATGCTGGGACTGAAGGAGGAGTCAGTGGTGGAGGAGGCTGGAGGCTTAACTGAGAGGAAGTCCCCAGGGCTGATGGCTGAGCCCTCATCCAGGTCTCGCTGGGAGTCAGGGGTATAAGGAGTGGGGTTGACCCTggagagggaggggatggtgccaCCTCTGCACATGGACTGGAAGATGGTGATGGCATTGCGGTTGTGGTGAGGCCGAGGTACCAGGAGTGGGTACCCAGCGAACTCCCGTGGAGTCTCACACTGAAGCCGGTCATAGTTCTTGGTGACATTGTTGAAGAGTGCCAGCCAGTTAAGAAAGCTGTAAAGACTACAGTCACAGTTGAAGGGGTTGCCAGCCAGCTCACACACCATCAGATTGCTCAAGCTGGTGAAAGTGTTTCCCTCCAGGCGGCTGAGACGGTTAGATGACAGGTCGATGCTAATCAAGCTGGGGCACTCAGAGAAGGCAGTAGGGGTGACCAGCTCAATTAGGTTGTGCTGCACAAAGAGGAACTGGAGACGGGCCATGCCCCGCAACATGCCCTCTGTCAGGTTGGTGAGTTTGTTGTAGCCCAGCTGTAAGACCTGGAGGTTTGACTGGCCCATGAATGCTCCATCCTCGATATAGGAGATCTCATTCTTGGTCAGGTTCAAATCAGTCAGGTTGCCGAAGCGGTTGAGGGAGGAGTACAGCACCACTTTGAGCTTATTCTCGTTCAGACGCAAGTCATGCACCGTGCTGTTGATATGCTGGGGGATGGTCTCATACGGGGGCTGGTTCTGGCTGCAGATGGCCAGCCACACATAACCTTTGTCCCCCTCAATCAGCCAGCAGTCACCTCGCACAGTGCCAGGGGAGAAcaagcagagcagggcagctgcCCACAACCCCAGGCACATCATGGTCTGCAGTGGTGCCCTCATCAggatgcaaaaaaaacccaacaaaaaacaaccccaaatctcaGGACCACAGTAAAAAGAAACTAAGGgacagagggaagagaaaggggCAGTAACTGGGGTTTAGCAATGGAAGGGCATGAGCACCCCAGTCCTATTGGGTGTTGTCACCATTATTTCTTCTTGCCCTCTGGGTCAAGACAGGAGCATGGAGCAGGGGGAACACGTGCAATCTGCTTCCAGCACAGCCAAAAGCCAGGACCATGGATGATTGGTCTGGAAGAGAACTACCTTGTGcttcttttctaaacaaaaattcAGACTGAGGATAACAAATCTTCTTTGATGCTCATGAGTGACTCACCGTCCTTTTCcacttttctccctcccccccacccaccccccacccacaCTGAACCCACCCCAAAACAAGTCCTCCCCCCTCTAGTCTTCCCCCGCCCCTCCACGGTGTGATTTGGAAGAACAAGGCAGGGCTGCCTCCTCTGTCGCTCACGCTCCCTCggttcctcctccttcttttccttctctccctggTTTCCTCTGAGAAGCTTCAGAGCTTCAGATCAAACATGTcgaaaacaaaaatacagagagGGAAAGAGCAAGTGTGCACGAGAGAGATCCATCTGTCACTGGAATCTGGAAAAGAAAGCACACAGGAGACAAGAAGACACATCAGTTGGAGGGGCCTTTGAGACAAGAGTATAGACAGCAAGGTTTCATGAGAAGCCGGAGATGGAGAAGAGACAGCATTACAGAGGGTGCAAGCAAGAGAGAAGTGGTATTGCCTGCCATGCTGATAAGCCTTTGAGAAGGAAACCATTACAATGTATAATCTCGTATCCGGGGTATGCAGAAGGGTACCCAGGCTCCCTTAAGTAACATGATCACAGCCAGGGACCTGGGGGAAGGCAGCAGTGTGAGAGAAAAGCgaaggggagggagggcaggaaaCACAAGGCTGTTATTGTGGACGGCTCAAAACTCCCAGTCTAAACAAAGGCAAGCCCCAAGCATGGCCAAAGCCACAGATTTTCACCTGCTTGAAAATAATGTACACAGAATGCATGAAGCAGGTAAAATACAGACAAGACTCCCACCCTGAAAAAGAccaacattttgtttctttccttccttccttgatGCAAGAGGGATAAATAATTGAAGCAACATGTAACCACTTGTGCTCTAAAAATTGTTCCTGCCTTTTGGTACAGGGACAAGTCTGTTGAGGTGATCCAACCTGGCTTGAGCATACTGGGGAGGGCAGGGTGTAGGCAGCATGTCAAATAGAAGACTCCAGTCTCTCACCCAGCAAGGCCAGAAGTCCTGTGCTGCAGCACATCACCCACTTACCTCCCACCAAAGAGAGGCACACAGCTTCTACCTTGCTACTTTGTCACCTCTCCCTGGGGGCTATGAACACTGCCCCTTTGTGGGAAAGGACACCTTGCAGGAATAAGCAGCAAAGTAACATCTGTTTCAATATATTTCCGGGCTCTGAGCAAGCTCCTGGTTCTGACTGGGAAGGGCAGCCTGGAGCACCCTTCCCTCTGGCTACAGCTCCAACCCTTCTTTCACCGCAGTGAGACAGGAGACTGACGGGGCTGTCCTCAAGCAGtgcagaggaaataatttcatacaGCAGACGAAACATGTAGGcactctttaaagaaaaaaaaaaaaaaaaggagaggagacagaaaacaataaaaaaacagagaaaaagattcttagttaatgaaaaataaagatcCTCTCTTGGCCCTTTTATTCTGGGGGGAGGCTGCTCACTAAAGATATTGCTGAAGCTTTTGCTGCAGAAGCTGAACCAATTTCTAGCACAGAGACACAAAGGGCAGATATAAAATGAAGGAAGATAAATGAAGGAGGACTGAACCCTTGAGGAACAAGGCTTACGTCTGTGGAGAAATCTGAGCTGATTTGGGTCTGTGGAATTACCAGGCCAGCTGGATTAAAGGATCAGAGATAGTGTCACAGAGAAACACTTAAATATTCAATAATCCAAAAAGTAAAGCCAAGAtagagaagggaagggggagaagaATTATACCAatggaaaagagagaggaagccTCTGTTCCCCACAGCTCATCATCTGAGGCCGCCAAACTCATGTCATTTATGGTTGTCATACTGTGGCCTCCAGCTGCTGTCTCAGCTTTGCTTCAGCCATCACTGAAGCAGAAGGCAGAGGTTTTCACAGTCTGTTGCTTTGTTTCTCGGCCTTATAATCCAATGAGAAGTAATTTCCTGACACTGTCTCTCCAGATGCCTCAGATAGGAGGCACATCTGGCTCTCCACATGTTGGGACCCACAGGCCTCTTATATTCTTCAGCACCAGTCCCCTGCCTTGTCCCACCTTCTCCAGAAGTGACCCCATACAGAGATACAGTCAATCCCCCACATCATCTCTGTCTGTCCCTCTACCTTCCTCTCTAATTCTCCTTCACTTTGCCCAGTCTCTTCCACTGAACAAAAGAGTGACAGATACTGTCGTGCTTTCTGCACATTGGTGCCCAAAGTATGGCCACCCCAGGAGAGTCCAGGGGCAGACCCTGAGCAAGAAGTGAAAAGTTAAGCCTGGATTTTAGCCAGCATCCTTCTCTCAGTGTTATACTTTGGTCTGCCTGTCTTACCTCATGAAATACCCTGCACAATACCCAACCACATAAAAGAACATCCCAGCCCACTTGCTTTGACCCCTTCTGGTAGGGCAGGCTGCTCCAAATGCTGTGCTGAAGTCATCACTGCCTGCTGTAGCTTGTTCATGGTTCACGGGGAGAAACTCTGAGGCCAGGACCATGTTCCTCTGCAGCAGTCCCAGCAATCACTGAGAGCCACCTTATCCCACTCAGGGAGCTACACTCAGACAGCACAGAGAACGTTTGGAAGGAGAGATGTTCTAACAGCCTGGCAAGGAAAGAGGTGGCTGGGTTAGAGGGTGGATGGAAATGAAGGTGGTGTTTATTCTTGCTATGTGTCAAAAACAAGGGGACCATGCAGAGAAGACCTTTTTCCTGTATACCTCCCACCTGGCTGTGCAAACTTGCCTCAGCCACAGGCCAAAGGAAGGGCCAAGCCACTCCTCAAGTCAAATTCATTGATCCCCTTGGGCCCTCAAGGTGACTATATACAAGAAATACACAGACCCTGCCCTTCTTCCCCCAACAGCTCCTGTCTTCCCACTATTGCCCTGGTTTTAAGGGCCCTGAGGCCAGCTTAGTCTGTGGCCTCCTTCACCCCTGCTGATGGCCCAGACACCATTTCAGTGCCATCAGTCCCTGATGCAGCAATGCCATAGGAGTGCCGGTCTCCAACTCCACCACAGTTGTGACCATACCTTTAGGGAGCAGTTGCTCCCTGACACTGGCAATTCACAAGCAAGGGGATGCCAGGGATGGAGGTCAGCACCATGACCTCCCTCAAATGTCTAGAGCCAAATGGACAAAAATCAGATAGTGTTGGATTCCAAAACCATAAAGAAGCAACACTCTGTCCTTTCTGCTGGCCTGGAAGGTGCTGACAGTGGAGTTTGCTGTTTCCCTCCCCTGCTTCTCAGGTGTCAAAGCAAGAAGACacaggaatggagggagggaagggagagcaaGGGCAAGCAACTCCAGCCCAGAGCCAAGGAAGGGGGATGAACGAGTTGTGAAGCGCCTAGTCTGAATGGAGGCTGTGGCTACAGGCAAAGGCAAAAGGTGGGAGATGTGATGTGTTTTATAGGGCAGGTGCAAGATCACCACCCCCATGCGCTGGGCCTACCTGGCTGAAGGATTCCAGTGCTCTTCAGTGTAACCCAAGATGGCTCTTACAATGTTTCCTTGGCTCCTAGCCATCCTCACATATGTGAGAGCTTCAAGGAACAGTAGTGGCATTGTGCCCATGAATGGGCACTGTACCCTCCTTGGCTGGCACAAAGTCAAACCACTAGCTATGAGCTCCCAAAGATTTCCCTCTGGTTTACTCCCTGCTAATGGATGCCTCAATGTTATTGGCATTTCTTCGAACCAGAGTGTTTGCAGAAGAGCAGAAGACCACAGGGATGGTTCCCCTATTcagaggagagagcagggagGATGAAATGGAGGGAGGAGAGTCCCAAATCTGAGTCAGGAGCTGGATGTCCTGATAGTCACAGACAACCCATTTGGCTCAGGGATCAAGGTGGCACAGGGGGTGATGCAGGAGTACAGTCACTACTTAGATGGCCAGGTATGAGGGCAGGTTAAAATACAAACACTGAAAGTGTGGACAGGCATGATATGAGGGACAGAGACAAGCTGGAGGCTGAGGGGGTGGAAGGACCACAGCTGAGAGAGGATACAGGGTCTAAGGGCCATGGTGTAAAAAGGCAACCAGAAAAGCCACATACAGCAGCAATTTGGGCCTAAACTGACCTTGTCAATATTGCCCTCCTGGGGCCCAGTGCACTGGAAAAACCAGCACTTAATTCTACCATTGCTTAAACGGTGCTAAGAGCCTCACATTACAAATGAATGTATTAAAAAC from Athene noctua chromosome 3, bAthNoc1.hap1.1, whole genome shotgun sequence encodes the following:
- the ELFN2 gene encoding protein phosphatase 1 regulatory subunit 29, which encodes MRAPLQTMMCLGLWAAALLCLFSPGTVRGDCWLIEGDKGYVWLAICSQNQPPYETIPQHINSTVHDLRLNENKLKVVLYSSLNRFGNLTDLNLTKNEISYIEDGAFMGQSNLQVLQLGYNKLTNLTEGMLRGMARLQFLFVQHNLIELVTPTAFSECPSLISIDLSSNRLSRLEGNTFTSLSNLMVCELAGNPFNCDCSLYSFLNWLALFNNVTKNYDRLQCETPREFAGYPLLVPRPHHNRNAITIFQSMCRGGTIPSLSRVNPTPYTPDSQRDLDEGSAISPGDFLSVKPPASSTTDSSFSPSIKLHDVTITSAILMVTIPMPYSKMYVLVQYNNSYVSDIATLKSKKEYVTVNKLKAHTDYTFCVASIRNNRRYNHTCLTFATRSKGREDPISSTSTTTHYIMTTLGCLFGMVIVLGVVYYCLRKRRMQEEKQKSLNVKKTILEMRYGSDIDTSTMVHPSQKLGEPPVIPVSRMSSIPSMIGEKLPPSKSIEAGMETPKVTTKGNYIEVRTGGGDGLERTQRDEDLRELDNGQGSAAEISTIAKEVDKVNQIINNCIDALKLDTASFLGGGTGVDSDMAFECQSIPASSSGGLERPSFLSPPYKESSHHPLQRQLSADAAVARKTCSVSSSGSIKSAKVFSLDVPDHPPLSKSDSKYIEKGSPLNSPLDRLPLVSPGTIHHLEVKPSYHCSEHRHSFPALYYEESADTLSQRVSFLKPLSRSKRDSTYSQLSPRHYFSGYSSSPEYSSESTHKIWERFRPYKKHHREEVYMAAGHALRKKVQFAKDEDLHDILDYWKGVSAQQKL